A genomic segment from Gopherus evgoodei ecotype Sinaloan lineage chromosome 6, rGopEvg1_v1.p, whole genome shotgun sequence encodes:
- the C6H18orf54 gene encoding lung adenoma susceptibility protein 2 isoform X3, with protein sequence MACLFEKDSIYSPESTVSSLLASCSLNSSNSYSDNSIQYKDKVYNSASQALEAYIEDFDQSLMSSEVSTGKICIGQSTPKDKSAKYGSVQKYALEDFNQPGKLNSIASPFMRQTVCDPDLISLTTDDLLAFPSDGSLPFIHRIHSGSGLQSGKWIRKSLKKSAFCPYQTSSFDVEKDFDFQDNGKAVDNRNHYRDIDKEKHNVCKSHKYNSIFSKENAGDCLFQQHSESISVKNYPRWLTSHKSDLNVSGISSIPDFKYPIWLKSHNLLCDSANQSFIQTFNMHDEFSSSQMYESMGKKHSVDKLDCNSFEQNSYLDPAGNSEVTGNCRYVRPSADFQPGSVLSRQPKQPFRDDQIELLILKAKRTLESSVENLSSALKNDGSPCTVDILEAERSWENVPVAFKPPVPVCCEEDETTLQSPKANIVNEFLEDCLNNDNQGRVSTNRLLPKSSVE encoded by the exons ATGGCATGCCTGTTTGAAAAAGACAGCATTTACTCACCTGAATCTACTGTGTCTTCTCTCCTTGCAAGCTGCAGCCTTAACAGTAGTAACTCCTACTCAGACAACTCAATTCAGTACAAAGACAAGGTATACAACTCTGCATCTCAGGCTTTGGAGGCCTATATTGAAGATTTTGACCAAAGTCTTATGTCTTCAGAAGTAAGCACTGGAAAAATCTGCATAGGTCAGAGTACTCCTAAAGATAAGTCAGCAAAGTATGGGTCTGTACAAAAATACG CTTTGGAGGACTTTAACCAGCCAGGAAAACTCAACTCCATTGCCTCACCTTTTATGAGACAAACTGTTTGTGACCCAGACTTGATTAGTCTCACCACAGATGATCTACTAGCATTTCCATCAGATGGATCACTGCCTTTTATCCACAGGATTCATTCTGGGTCAGGGCTTCAAAGTGGCAAGTGGATTAGGAAGTCACTGAAAAAATCTGCCTTCTGTCCTTATCAAACGTCTTCATTTGATGTTGAAAAAGACTTTGATTTCCAAGACAATGGCAAAGCTGTGGATAATCGAAATCATTACAGAGACATTGACAAAGAGAAACACAATGTGTGTAAATCTCACAAATATAATTCtatattttctaaagaaaatgcAGGGGATTGCCTTTTTCAACAACACTCTGAGTCCATCTCTGTCAAGAATTATCCAAGGTGGCTTACTAGCCATAAGTCTGACTTGAATGTGTCAGGGATAAGTAGTATTCCTGATTTCAAGTACCCAATCTGGCTAAAGAGTCATAACCTTTTGTGTGATTCAGCTAATCAAAGCTTTATTCAaacatttaacatgcacgatGAATTTTCCTCTTCACAAATGTATGAGAGTATGGGGAAAAAACACAGTGTGGATAAATTAGACTGCAATTCTTTTGAACAAAATAGTTATCTGGATCCAGCAGGTAACAGTGAAGTAACAGGAAATTGCCGATATGTCAGACCAAGTGCAGACTTCCAACCTGGCAGTGTTCTCTCAAGGCAGCCCAAACAGCCATTCAGAG aTGACCAGATTGAGTTGCTTATCTTGAAGGCAAAGAGAACTCTAGAGTCTTCTGTCGAGAATTTATCAAGTGCTCTGAAAAATGATGGCAGCCCTTGTACAGTAGATATACTGGAAGCGGAAAGATCCTGGGAAAATGTTCCAGTTGCTTT CAAACCTCCAGTGCCTGTATGCTGTGAGGAAGATGAGACCACTCTACAATCTCCCAAAGCTAACATTGTTAATGAATTCCTTGAAGACTGTTTAAATAATGACAATCAG GGGAGGGTTTCCACAAATAGGCTACTACCTAAAAGCAGCGTGGAGTGA